A genomic segment from Chitinophagaceae bacterium encodes:
- a CDS encoding GH3 auxin-responsive promoter family protein → MKIKSLLVKPFATYTAKQIKKGMATALEDQQNLFNELIKTGAKTEFGKAHDFASIKTYADFSQKVPIRDYEGFRSYIEKIKEGKHNILWKGLPLYFAKTSGTTSGLKYIPITKDSIDNHINTARNALLCYMAETGNTAFANGKMIFLSGSPVLERIGGIPTGRLSGIVNHHVPRYLRSNQLPTYETNCIEDWEEKLSKIIDETINQNMSLISGIPPWMQMYFDELEARSGKKIGALFPNFSVMVQGGVNFAPYKAKLMESIGRKVDIIELYPASEGFFAFQDTQKGPGMLLNSNSGIFFEFVPLEELGKENHRRIMLKDVAEGVNYALIISSNAGLWAYNIGDTIKFVSTKPYRLVVTGRTKHFISAFGEHVIAEEVEEALLGAIEKENIAIREFTVAPMVTADKGKSFHQWFVEFENAPTDITAFAEKVDENLCKKNVYYQDLISGNILQRLKITPVRKNGFADYMKSIGKLGGQNKVPRLSNDRKIAEDLEKFVFGN, encoded by the coding sequence ATGAAAATTAAATCTTTGCTGGTAAAGCCCTTTGCCACCTATACGGCCAAGCAAATTAAAAAGGGAATGGCCACTGCCCTTGAAGACCAGCAAAACCTTTTTAATGAATTAATAAAAACCGGCGCTAAAACAGAGTTTGGGAAAGCACATGATTTTGCTTCTATAAAAACATACGCAGATTTTAGCCAAAAAGTACCCATTAGAGATTATGAAGGCTTTCGCTCTTACATTGAAAAAATTAAAGAAGGGAAGCATAATATTTTATGGAAAGGCTTGCCGCTTTATTTTGCAAAAACCAGTGGTACCACCAGTGGCTTAAAATATATTCCTATTACCAAAGACAGTATAGATAACCATATCAATACGGCCCGTAATGCATTGCTTTGTTATATGGCCGAAACGGGCAATACAGCTTTTGCCAATGGTAAAATGATTTTTTTAAGCGGTTCGCCAGTTTTGGAAAGAATAGGCGGCATACCTACGGGCAGGCTTAGCGGCATAGTAAACCATCATGTGCCCCGTTACCTGCGGTCCAACCAATTGCCAACTTACGAAACTAATTGTATTGAAGACTGGGAAGAAAAACTCAGTAAAATTATAGATGAAACCATCAATCAAAATATGTCGCTTATTAGTGGTATACCGCCATGGATGCAAATGTATTTTGATGAACTGGAAGCCCGTTCCGGTAAAAAAATTGGAGCGCTGTTTCCTAATTTTAGTGTAATGGTACAAGGCGGTGTAAACTTTGCACCGTATAAAGCAAAATTAATGGAGAGCATTGGCCGCAAGGTGGATATAATTGAACTCTACCCGGCAAGCGAAGGTTTTTTTGCTTTCCAGGATACGCAAAAAGGGCCGGGTATGTTATTGAACAGTAACAGCGGTATTTTCTTTGAATTTGTACCTTTGGAAGAATTGGGAAAAGAAAACCACAGGCGTATAATGCTTAAAGATGTGGCAGAAGGCGTAAATTATGCACTCATCATTAGCAGTAATGCAGGTTTATGGGCTTATAATATTGGCGATACAATAAAATTTGTTAGTACAAAGCCTTACCGGCTTGTGGTTACCGGCCGCACCAAGCATTTTATTTCGGCATTTGGCGAGCATGTAATTGCAGAAGAAGTAGAAGAAGCACTGCTTGGGGCAATAGAAAAAGAAAATATTGCCATAAGGGAATTTACCGTTGCACCCATGGTAACTGCCGATAAAGGAAAAAGTTTTCATCAATGGTTTGTAGAATTTGAAAATGCGCCAACAGATATTACCGCCTTTGCAGAAAAAGTAGATGAAAACCTTTGTAAGAAAAATGTGTATTACCAGGATCTTATTTCAGGAAATATTTTACAACGCCTTAAAATTACCCCGGTAAGAAAAAACGGTTTTGCCGATTACATGAAAAGCATTGGTAAACTGGGCGGTCAAAATAAAGTACCCAGGTTGAGTAACGACAGAAAAATAGCCGAGGACCTGGAAAAATTTGTTTTCGGTAATTAA
- a CDS encoding murein L,D-transpeptidase catalytic domain family protein, which yields MMKFCVQPANILGLLAIVAILHTPFVLKSAKANFPDYANDVSANLPAVNNNGPFRIIYDSLRLSAKGLASEAFDNAIAGYTILRENGELDKDDILTIADFTQLSSQKRLFVIDLKNCKLLYNTYVAHGENSGKGMATLFSNKNESLQSSPGFYVTAGTFDGKHGFSMKLKGMEKNINDKAEERGIIMHSANYVSETFIRSHGYLGRSWGCPAVSKEMNKPIISKIKNGSCLFIYSKCKNYFKQSALLKSV from the coding sequence ATGATGAAGTTTTGTGTTCAACCTGCTAATATATTGGGGTTATTGGCTATAGTTGCCATATTACATACACCGTTTGTATTAAAGTCGGCAAAAGCTAATTTTCCCGATTATGCCAATGATGTATCAGCAAACTTACCCGCTGTTAACAATAATGGCCCATTCCGTATTATATATGATAGCTTAAGGCTTTCGGCAAAAGGCCTTGCAAGCGAAGCATTTGATAATGCCATAGCTGGATATACTATATTAAGAGAAAATGGGGAGCTGGATAAAGATGATATACTTACCATTGCAGATTTTACTCAGCTTTCTTCCCAAAAAAGACTTTTTGTGATTGATTTAAAAAACTGCAAGCTGCTTTATAATACCTATGTGGCCCATGGCGAAAATTCTGGTAAAGGAATGGCAACTTTATTTTCCAATAAAAATGAAAGCCTGCAAAGCAGCCCGGGGTTTTATGTAACCGCCGGAACCTTTGATGGAAAACATGGTTTTTCCATGAAGTTGAAAGGCATGGAAAAAAATATTAATGATAAAGCCGAGGAAAGGGGCATCATCATGCACAGTGCAAATTATGTGAGTGAAACATTTATCCGCTCCCACGGTTACCTTGGCCGTAGCTGGGGTTGCCCGGCGGTTTCAAAAGAAATGAATAAGCCCATAATATCTAAAATAAAAAATGGTAGTTGCCTTTTTATTTACAGTAAATGTAAAAATTATTTTAAGCAATCGGCTTTATTAAAATCTGTATAA
- a CDS encoding BlaI/MecI/CopY family transcriptional regulator codes for MNTQAIPRPTESELEILSILWKYGKSSVRTVHDEISKTKPTGYTTTLKFMQIMLDKKLLTRDSSCKVHVYEPAVSREKTQKQLVSKMVNSLFSGSPAQLVLQALGSCHPSNEELIKIEELLKELKTKK; via the coding sequence ATGAATACACAAGCAATTCCCCGCCCTACTGAGAGCGAACTGGAAATTTTATCCATATTATGGAAATATGGTAAATCATCGGTTCGTACTGTTCATGATGAAATTAGTAAAACCAAACCAACCGGGTACACTACTACTTTAAAATTTATGCAAATAATGTTAGACAAAAAACTACTAACAAGGGACAGTAGCTGCAAAGTACATGTGTATGAGCCTGCCGTAAGCAGGGAAAAAACCCAAAAGCAACTCGTAAGTAAAATGGTGAACAGTTTATTTTCGGGTTCGCCGGCACAACTGGTTTTGCAGGCGCTGGGCAGCTGCCACCCCAGCAACGAAGAACTGATAAAAATAGAAGAACTTTTAAAGGAATTAAAAACTAAAAAATAA
- a CDS encoding M56 family metallopeptidase, which yields MEHFAHSFIITTLHSAWQAFLILSVYYFANKLMPHTHPAAKRDSAILLLLLQVFVSLFTFLFIYFNNSIHINGQWGAWVSFSGSTLLNRFSGYLIVVYFGIVFLKLLFLFYQWDQFKKHCGNSLLKPGADISFFTHAMAKSMGITKRVKIWHSPHIHSPLTYGFLKPVILLPISLANHLTIEETEALIIHELAHIKQNDFLLNWILLIIETLYFFNPFIKLLASEIRKNRELSCDVEVMKKYYSPLHYANALYKSAAQHLFANAFSITAAQKEGLLLHRILFFTDTNNHFLPKRKLVIVPLLSLTFITLLLAVILPTENKEIKTVSSSFIRTALPFNSEISMPEILSTDYVIPTLPKITLSSKSRSNTVAVSQTASKEKRTKPTGEIEHDAYYNLVPVNYIAQADSVTEIIVSEETAGGNSITRSYKMSYKNGKWEITLLWMVENKKAEDSVHQNIDTTLQHYY from the coding sequence ATGGAGCATTTTGCCCATAGTTTTATTATAACAACTTTGCACTCTGCCTGGCAGGCATTTTTAATTTTAAGCGTTTATTATTTTGCAAACAAATTAATGCCGCACACTCACCCGGCGGCAAAAAGAGACTCTGCAATTTTATTGCTACTACTGCAAGTTTTTGTAAGCCTTTTTACTTTTCTGTTTATTTATTTTAATAATTCTATTCATATAAATGGGCAATGGGGTGCCTGGGTTAGTTTCTCCGGCTCCACCTTACTAAACCGTTTTTCAGGTTACTTAATTGTAGTTTACTTTGGCATTGTATTTTTAAAGCTGCTTTTCCTTTTTTACCAATGGGATCAATTTAAAAAGCATTGTGGCAACTCTTTATTAAAACCTGGAGCCGACATCAGTTTTTTTACTCATGCTATGGCAAAAAGTATGGGTATTACAAAAAGAGTAAAAATTTGGCATAGCCCACATATCCACTCCCCGCTCACATACGGCTTTTTAAAACCGGTAATTTTGCTGCCCATTTCCCTGGCAAACCATTTAACCATTGAAGAAACCGAAGCATTAATTATTCATGAACTTGCACATATTAAACAAAATGATTTTTTGCTAAACTGGATTTTATTGATAATAGAAACCTTATATTTCTTTAACCCTTTTATAAAATTGCTGGCAAGCGAAATAAGAAAAAACAGGGAACTTTCCTGCGATGTAGAAGTGATGAAAAAATATTATTCGCCTTTGCACTATGCAAATGCATTATATAAATCGGCAGCACAACATTTATTTGCAAATGCTTTTTCCATAACTGCCGCACAAAAAGAGGGTTTACTGCTCCACCGTATTTTATTCTTTACCGATACCAATAATCATTTTTTACCCAAAAGAAAGCTGGTGATAGTTCCTTTGCTTTCTTTAACCTTTATAACATTATTATTGGCGGTTATTTTACCCACAGAAAATAAAGAAATTAAAACAGTATCGTCATCATTCATTCGCACTGCGCTTCCATTTAATTCAGAAATTTCAATGCCGGAAATTTTATCAACAGATTATGTTATACCTACCCTACCTAAAATAACGTTAAGCAGCAAAAGCAGGAGTAATACAGTAGCTGTTAGTCAAACTGCATCAAAAGAAAAGAGAACAAAGCCTACTGGCGAAATTGAACATGATGCTTACTACAACTTAGTGCCCGTAAATTATATTGCACAAGCAGATAGTGTTACTGAAATTATTGTGAGTGAAGAAACAGCCGGGGGAAACTCCATTACCCGATCTTACAAAATGAGTTATAAAAACGGCAAATGGGAAATTACGCTATTGTGGATGGTTGAAAATAAAAAAGCGGAAGATAGTGTACATCAAAATATAGATACTACTTTGCAACACTATTATTAA
- a CDS encoding type IX secretion system membrane protein PorP/SprF → MNLSVKKIIVVFFAVVICIVGFAQSKPYFTQYVLNNYILNPAVTGIENYVDLKVSNRNQWSAIEGHPRTTYISIHGPIGKTDYRTSATSFAVPGENPRGKSYWEVYTAPSPHHGIGFIGMNDKTGYFNRWSAYATYAYHKPISVKTTLSLGFQAGVSSIQLDQSKVVWADPGVYDPAIGTTSGTINKIKPELGAGLWLYSAKYFAGLSVLNIIPGKVSFGEKNDRSTYFEPNYFFTAGYRLWLSDDVSLMPSAMIQYWKPQLFGVHVNAKVQYMDKFWVGGAYRYGDLVAGYSAMAGILVSNTFNISYAYESATTNQMRAYTGQTHEIMLGFLLNNKYGDSCPRNIW, encoded by the coding sequence ATGAACTTATCTGTGAAGAAGATAATTGTTGTGTTTTTTGCTGTAGTGATTTGTATTGTTGGTTTTGCACAGTCAAAGCCTTATTTTACCCAGTATGTTTTAAATAATTATATACTTAATCCAGCAGTTACCGGTATTGAAAATTATGTAGATTTAAAAGTGAGTAACCGCAACCAATGGTCGGCTATTGAAGGCCATCCCCGTACAACTTATATCAGTATTCATGGGCCAATTGGTAAAACAGATTATCGTACAAGCGCAACATCCTTTGCTGTTCCCGGTGAAAACCCAAGAGGAAAAAGTTATTGGGAAGTATACACGGCGCCAAGCCCACACCATGGTATTGGGTTTATTGGCATGAATGATAAAACGGGCTATTTCAATCGCTGGAGCGCTTATGCAACGTATGCATATCATAAACCTATTAGCGTTAAAACCACGTTGAGCTTGGGTTTTCAGGCAGGCGTAAGCAGCATTCAATTAGATCAAAGCAAAGTGGTATGGGCCGATCCGGGAGTATATGATCCCGCTATTGGAACAACCAGTGGCACTATTAATAAAATTAAACCTGAGTTAGGCGCCGGGCTCTGGTTGTATTCTGCAAAATATTTTGCCGGGCTTTCGGTTTTAAATATTATTCCTGGTAAAGTTTCTTTTGGCGAAAAAAACGATCGGTCAACTTATTTTGAACCCAATTATTTTTTTACTGCTGGCTACCGCTTGTGGTTAAGTGATGATGTAAGTTTAATGCCTTCTGCAATGATACAGTATTGGAAGCCCCAGTTATTTGGTGTGCATGTAAATGCAAAAGTTCAGTATATGGATAAATTTTGGGTGGGTGGCGCTTACCGGTATGGGGATTTAGTAGCAGGGTATTCGGCAATGGCAGGCATACTGGTATCTAATACATTTAATATAAGCTATGCTTACGAATCTGCTACTACCAATCAAATGCGTGCCTATACCGGGCAAACGCATGAAATAATGCTTGGCTTTTTACTCAATAATAAATACGGCGATAGTTGCCCCAGGAATATTTGGTAG